A single candidate division SR1 bacterium Aalborg_AAW-1 DNA region contains:
- a CDS encoding PhnA protein — protein sequence MSQEEIYYDEDRNIIPMPLEEWKIHLSAQTNEGKVFDAYGTELQAGDSIISIKPLPVKKGVDIKQGEKFTRIKLTDDPSLILARHEKNGEMYLRTEFFKKG from the coding sequence ATGTCACAAGAAGAAATCTACTATGATGAAGATCGAAATATTATACCCATGCCTTTAGAAGAATGGAAGATACATCTTTCAGCACAAACAAACGAAGGAAAAGTATTTGATGCCTATGGTACTGAACTCCAAGCTGGAGATAGCATCATCTCTATCAAACCATTACCTGTAAAAAAAGGAGTTGATATTAAGCAAGGAGAAAAGTTTACAAGAATCAAATTAACTGATGATCCATCACTTATTCTTGCTAGACACGAAAAAAACTGAGAGATGTATCTTAGAACAGAATTTTTTAAGAAGTGATAA
- a CDS encoding 6-O-methylguanine DNA methyltransferase, DNA binding domain has translation MSQKTEVLTFLQTLPGNKVTTYKALAQKFGTHPRAIATYMRTNKDLDIYPCYKVVANNSGLSGYVLGIDEKRKRLIQDGVSIVDDVVAEECILRRL, from the coding sequence ATGTCTCAAAAAACAGAAGTCCTTACCTTTCTCCAAACACTTCCTGGTAACAAAGTAACCACCTACAAAGCACTTGCACAGAAATTCTGAACTCATCCTAGAGCCATCGCTACCTATATGAGGACGAATAAAGACCTTGATATCTATCCATGCTACAAAGTCGTTGCTAACAATAGCTGACTCAGCTGATATGTCCTCTGAATTGATGAAAAAAGAAAAAGACTAATCCAAGACGGAGTTAGTATCGTCGATGATGTCGTAGCAGAGGAATGTATTTTGAGAAGATTATAA
- the tag gene encoding DNA-3-methyladenine glycosylase 1: protein MTDLSRCQRCLKYPDYIRYHDEERGVPLHDENKHFEMLMLETMQAGLSRWTILQRRENYRQAFADFDPKKIIQFDAQNVEELMQNEGIIRNRNKIVSTISNAQAFLDIQSEFGSFDAYIWSFTDGKVIDNTLQSMADYQPKSELSDKITKDLKKRGFRFVGSTTVYARLQAIGIINDHLTSCFRYKEV from the coding sequence ATGACTGACCTATCTCGTTGTCAACGATGTCTCAAATATCCTGACTATATTCGCTATCACGATGAGGAGCGAGGAGTACCACTCCATGATGAAAACAAGCACTTCGAGATGCTTATGCTCGAGACCATGCAAGCAGGGCTTTCACGATGGACTATACTACAACGTCGTGAGAACTATCGTCAAGCATTTGCAGATTTTGATCCGAAGAAAATTATACAGTTCGATGCACAGAACGTAGAAGAGCTGATGCAAAACGAAGGAATTATCCGTAACAGAAACAAGATAGTTTCTACCATCTCCAACGCTCAAGCATTTCTCGATATTCAGTCAGAATTTGGATCTTTTGATGCCTATATCTGGTCATTTACTGATGGGAAAGTTATTGATAATACACTTCAATCTATGGCAGATTATCAACCCAAGTCAGAACTTTCTGATAAGATTACCAAAGATCTTAAGAAGAGAGGATTCCGTTTTGTAGGATCAACAACTGTTTATGCACGATTGCAGGCTATCGGAATCATCAATGATCATCTTACCAGTTGTTTTAGATATAAGGAAGTGTAG
- the rnhB gene encoding Ribonuclease HII, whose protein sequence is MKFSNSIGLDEVGRGPLAGPVTVGGVFCMPNFWKNLPEWYEQVTDSKKLSAGQRSHLALLIVSHPDIVWSISSSSAKVIDRYGIVTSIRQASLNVISDLIIQIHARYLNYDPKIILDGKTDYGIRQKISFPLETIVHGDVLVWQISAASIIAKVQRDEYMMSLSKKKKYQSYGFDRHKGYGTLLHRTMIAQYGLSDVHRKSFCKNIIITS, encoded by the coding sequence ATGAAATTTTCAAATAGTATAGGATTAGATGAAGTAGGAAGATGACCATTGGCTGGACCAGTTACAGTTGGTGGTGTTTTTTGTATGCCAAATTTTTGGAAGAATCTCCCTGAATGGTATGAGCAGGTTACTGATAGTAAAAAATTATCAGCCTGACAGAGATCACATCTTGCTTTACTTATTGTATCTCATCCTGATATCGTATGGTCGATTTCCTCCTCTTCTGCTAAAGTTATCGATCGTTATGGAATAGTCACTTCAATACGTCAAGCATCACTCAATGTTATATCTGATCTTATCATTCAAATTCATGCTCGCTATCTCAACTATGATCCTAAAATTATACTTGATGGAAAGACAGACTATGGAATTCGTCAGAAAATTTCTTTTCCATTAGAAACTATCGTTCATGGTGATGTTTTAGTATGGCAAATTAGTGCTGCATCTATTATTGCTAAAGTACAGAGAGATGAGTATATGATGAGTTTATCAAAAAAGAAAAAGTACCAATCGTATGGATTTGATCGCCATAAAGGATATGGTACTCTCTTACATAGGACTATGATTGCCCAGTATGGATTATCTGATGTCCATAGAAAGAGTTTTTGCAAGAATATTATTATCACTTCTTAA